The Mycobacterium sp. EPa45 genomic interval TTGACAACAGCGGCTTCAACCAGCGGAACGCGCTCACCCAGCCGGGCACGTTGATCTGACGCTTGCGTTCCTCGATGCCCTTGACGAACGCCTCGCCGCATTTGTCCACGCTCGTCGTGTTGCCCAGCGGTTTGGGCACCCGCGAGAGCATCTCCTTGAAGCTGGCGAGGTCGTTCTTGGCGTCCTGCACCATCGGGGTGTCTATCCACGACATGTGCGCCGAGCCGACGTCGACGCCCTGGTGCGCCACCTCCAGACGCAGGGTGTTGGCGAAGTGCTCGACGCCGGCTTTGGCGGCGTGATACGGCGCGAGTCCGGGCGAAGCGGCGTAGGCCGCGAATGACGAGACGATCAGCACGTAACCGCGACGGGAGATGATCGACGGCAACGTGGCGCGGACTGTGTGGAAAACGCCGAGAACATTGATGTCGAGCAGGCGCTTGAATGCTTCCGGATCGACCTGCAGTACCGACCCGTATGTCGCGATGCCCGCGTTGGCCACCACGACGTCGATACCGCCGAACCTTTCGGCGGCCTGGTCGGCCACCGCCTGCATAGCCGCCAGGTCGCGCACATCGGCGACGGCGGTGAGCACGTGGTCGGTACCGAGTTCGGCGGCAAGTTCAGCCAGTGGCTCGGCGTCGATATCGGTCAGGACGAGTTTGGCATTCTTGCGCCGCAGCCGGCGCGCCACATCGGCGCCGACCCCGCGGGCAGCCCCGGTGATGAAGACGACTTTGTCGTTGACGGAACCCATGGCCGTCAAAAGTACACCTAGAGCGGCACACCCAACAGCGCGTCGACCGCGGCCGCGACCGCGGCGGGCGCCGCGTCGTCGTGGCCGCCGTACTCCAACGCGTCGGTGACCCAACCATCAACGGCAGCAAGCGCTTTGGGGGTGTCCAGGTCGTCGGCCAGGTACTGGCGCAGCCGGCCGATGACGTCGCCGGCATCCGGACCGGCGGGTAGTGCGACGGCGCCGCGCCACCGATGTAGCCGGGTGCTGGCCTCGTCGAGCACCGCGGCGCTCCACGACCGGTCGCTGCGATAGTGCCCGGCGAGCAGGCCGAGCCGGATGGCGGCCGGATCCACACCCTGCTCACGCAGCCGGGACACCAAAACCAGATTGCCCCGGCTCTTGGACATCTTGTGCCCGTCCCAGCCGATCATCCCCGCGTGCACGTAGTGCCGCGCGAACCTACGCTCCCCCACCACACATTCGGCATGGGCGGCAGAGAACTCGTGATGCGGAAAGATCAGGTCGCTGCCGCCGCCTTGCACGTCGAAACCAAAGCCGATGCGATTCAAGGCAATCGCCGCACATTCGACATGCCACCCGGGCCGCCCAGGTCCGAACGGCGCGGGCCAGCTGGGCTCGTCGGGCCGGGCGGCCCGCCACAGCAGTGCGTCGAGCGGATCGGCCTTGCCGGGCCGATCCGGGTCGCCACCGCGCTCGGCGAACAGCCGCGTCATCGTGTCGTGGTCGTAGCCCGACTCGTAGCCGAACTGGGTGGTCGCGTCGGCGCGGTAGTAGATGTCGGGGTACTCGGCGTCGTCGACCACATAGGCAGCCCCGGACGCCAGCATCTTCTCAACCAGCTCGACGACCTCGCCGATGGTGTCGGTGGCGGCGACATAGTCGTGCGGCGGCAGCACCCGCAAGGCCGTCATGTCCTCGCGGAACAGCTGGATCTCCCTGGCGCCCAGTTCGCGCCAGTCGACCCCGTCCCGGTTGGCCCGCTCGAACAGCGGGTCGTCGACGTCGGTGATGTTCTGCACGTAGTGCACCCGATGTCCGCCGTCCAGCCAGATCCGGTACACGAGATCGAATGCCAGGTAGGTCGCGGCATGGCCCAGGTGCGTCGCGTCGTACGGCGTGATGCCACAGACGTACATCGTCGCGGTGTCCCCCGGCGACGTCGGGCGGACCTGACGGTCGGCGGTGTCATACAACCGCAGGGCGGGCCCACGGCCGGGCAGCTGCGGGATGTCGACGGCCGGCCAGGACTGCATGGCCTCGACTCTAAGGGTTTCGCTGTTCACGGCGCTCTCAGGTGGTGTGGTGACCGGGACTCTGTCGAAGACACTGACAACGAAAGTTCCGGTTTGATTCCCTAGCTCGCCAGCCACATGGCATCAAGCAGCAGATCGGCCACCTCGGACCGGCACATCAACAGGTCGGGCAGGTACGGGTCGGGCTGGTTGTAGCGCAGCGGCGACCCGTCGATCCGGGTGGCGTGCAGACCCGCGGCCTGCACCACCCCGGCCGGGGCGGCCGAGTCCCACTCCCACTGGCCGCCGGCGTGGATGTAGGCGTCGGCGTCGCCGCGCACCACTGCCATCGCCTTGGCGCCGGCCGACCCGATCCGGAGGAACTCGATGTCGAGGCGATCCCGCAGCCGCCACAGCACTGCGGGCGGCCGATTGGAACTTGCCGTGATGCGGATCGGTCCGGGTGGCGCCGGCGGAGGGGCGGTGACGGTGTCCGACCGATGCACCTCGCCTATCGCAGGCAGCGCGACGGCGGCGTCGGTGATTCTGCCGTCGGGTCCACCGGTGCGCTGCCACAACGCGACGTGGACGGCCCAGTCCGCCCGGCGCGGCATCGAGAACTCGCGGGTGCCGTCCAGCGGGTCGATGATCCACACCCGGTCGGCCTGGAGTCGCTTCAGGTCGTCGTAGGCCTCTTCGGAGAGCACGGCGTCATCGGGCCGCTCGGCGCGCAGCCGGCGCAGGATCAGAGCATTGGCGCGCACGTCGCCGGCATCGCCCAGGGCCGGCGGGAAATTGAACCCGACCTCGTCACGCACCGACAGCAGCAGCCGGCCGGCCTCCTCGGCGAGGTCGGCAGCCAGCGCGGCGTCGGTCATGCTCATCAGGTCAGTATCACTTCCTCAGAAGGCCGGCCAGGGAATCGGCCGGTGGCGGTCAGGGCCCGGCATGACGGGCTCGGCCAGCAGCGTCCGGACCCGCCGCCGCAACGCCGCGACCTCGGCCGGGGTGATGTGTTCGCGCAGCTGGT includes:
- a CDS encoding SDR family oxidoreductase — encoded protein: MGSVNDKVVFITGAARGVGADVARRLRRKNAKLVLTDIDAEPLAELAAELGTDHVLTAVADVRDLAAMQAVADQAAERFGGIDVVVANAGIATYGSVLQVDPEAFKRLLDINVLGVFHTVRATLPSIISRRGYVLIVSSFAAYAASPGLAPYHAAKAGVEHFANTLRLEVAHQGVDVGSAHMSWIDTPMVQDAKNDLASFKEMLSRVPKPLGNTTSVDKCGEAFVKGIEERKRQINVPGWVSAFRWLKPLLSTPLGEKPIAALVPRILPKMDAEVAALGRSTSSRLEELESP
- the mshC gene encoding cysteine--1-D-myo-inosityl 2-amino-2-deoxy-alpha-D-glucopyranoside ligase, with the translated sequence MQSWPAVDIPQLPGRGPALRLYDTADRQVRPTSPGDTATMYVCGITPYDATHLGHAATYLAFDLVYRIWLDGGHRVHYVQNITDVDDPLFERANRDGVDWRELGAREIQLFREDMTALRVLPPHDYVAATDTIGEVVELVEKMLASGAAYVVDDAEYPDIYYRADATTQFGYESGYDHDTMTRLFAERGGDPDRPGKADPLDALLWRAARPDEPSWPAPFGPGRPGWHVECAAIALNRIGFGFDVQGGGSDLIFPHHEFSAAHAECVVGERRFARHYVHAGMIGWDGHKMSKSRGNLVLVSRLREQGVDPAAIRLGLLAGHYRSDRSWSAAVLDEASTRLHRWRGAVALPAGPDAGDVIGRLRQYLADDLDTPKALAAVDGWVTDALEYGGHDDAAPAAVAAAVDALLGVPL
- a CDS encoding 3'(2'),5'-bisphosphate nucleotidase CysQ; the encoded protein is MSMTDAALAADLAEEAGRLLLSVRDEVGFNFPPALGDAGDVRANALILRRLRAERPDDAVLSEEAYDDLKRLQADRVWIIDPLDGTREFSMPRRADWAVHVALWQRTGGPDGRITDAAVALPAIGEVHRSDTVTAPPPAPPGPIRITASSNRPPAVLWRLRDRLDIEFLRIGSAGAKAMAVVRGDADAYIHAGGQWEWDSAAPAGVVQAAGLHATRIDGSPLRYNQPDPYLPDLLMCRSEVADLLLDAMWLAS